The DNA window GAAACTCAAGGGCCTGCACGACGACGTCATCGTCCCCCCCAAGGGACTGGAGCTGGTGGAAAAGCTGGTCGGCGAGGATGAATCCAAAGAAGTGGGCGTCCTCTTCGGCGAAAAAAATATCATCTTCGATTTAGGGGACACGGTCATCTCCTCCCGGATTATCGAAGGCCCCTATCCGGATTATGACCAAGTCATTCCCAAAGGGAACGACAAAAAGCTGCGCTTGAACCGCCCGGCTTTTATGTCCGCCCTCAAGCGGGTCGGCCTGCTTTCCAATTCCCTCACCCATCAGGTCAAAATCTCGCTTCGCAAATCCTCCATCGAGCTTTCCGCCCACAATCCGGACTTCGCCGGCGAGGCCAAAGAAACTTTATCGGCGGGATACGAAGGCGAGGAGATGGAGCTGGGCTACAACGCCGGCTATGTGTTGGATATTTTGAAGCAGTTGGAAGGCGAGGAGGTCCTGTTCAACTTGGGCAGCCCCCTTTCCGCCGGCATCATCGCCGACACCGTCAAGAAAAACGGCTCGGATTATTTCTATCTCTTAATGCCGCTGCGCCTGGCGGATTAGGGTTTTGTAGGGGCAACTCCCCGTGGTTGCCCTTTTC is part of the Verrucomicrobiia bacterium genome and encodes:
- the dnaN gene encoding DNA polymerase III subunit beta gives rise to the protein MKFSLPRSKFLNAITNVTSAVPNRTTLPILGNFLLSTADGKVKISATDLDIGVTTSVPANVTKQGAVTVPARLLDSLVRELPETNIEVIAHDNRVELKADKGSYKLGGMPADEFPRLPESSPAKLIRIPGEDMINLIRRTRFAASRDDTRPVLTGILWQTSGDMMTMVATDGHRLAKMSVVNKKLKGLHDDVIVPPKGLELVEKLVGEDESKEVGVLFGEKNIIFDLGDTVISSRIIEGPYPDYDQVIPKGNDKKLRLNRPAFMSALKRVGLLSNSLTHQVKISLRKSSIELSAHNPDFAGEAKETLSAGYEGEEMELGYNAGYVLDILKQLEGEEVLFNLGSPLSAGIIADTVKKNGSDYFYLLMPLRLAD